The following coding sequences are from one bacterium window:
- a CDS encoding UvrD-helicase domain-containing protein — MIQVSEHLKNLNPEQLEAVTTVDGPLLVFAGAGSGKTRVLTRRIAHLVLTQDVAPERILAVTFTNKAAREMKERVAGLFSRERPPSWVSTFHSMCVRILRTHAEMLDYSKRFVIYDDGDSQGAMKRVFKRKNIDSRLIEPRAVMSQIDRAKNEYLFPDDLRKNNWARGPQAELIAELYESYQRELKTADAMDFGDLICNVVTLFRLAPDVLQQYQEHFRYFLIDEYQDTNRVQYQLIRLLTEENHNLCVVGDDDQSIYAFRGATIENILNFKRDFPEAKIITLSQNYRSTKTILNAAQAVISKNTRRQDKQLRTENEAGEKISFFKGEDERDEAEFVAREVLRLVDQGVNSSEIAIFYRTNALSRALEECLLEYAIPYVIIGGRRFYERKEIKDILAYAKLSINPRDNESFLRIINTPTRGLGANSINNLIKYADESKLSLFEALREGLKSGASSFISTANKNRFREFHELISGFIDEAVRVDSVLLQLAEECRGIDDRTQILAHFLNTLAHKSQYLSKLDKEETPEAEARKENIMELLNVAVEFVRASIEEGLTPSIVGFLDRANLATDQENDTSSQGENAKKFTGPVLMMTLHLAKGLEFNSVFMVGLEEGLLPHVRSLDNPRESEEERRLCYVGITRARKKLFISCAADRQAYRGNSWFGGIPSRFLRDIPVELISGRNHAY, encoded by the coding sequence GTGATTCAAGTTAGCGAGCATTTAAAAAATTTAAATCCAGAACAACTCGAAGCTGTCACTACGGTTGATGGTCCGCTTTTGGTTTTTGCTGGAGCTGGAAGTGGTAAGACTCGTGTTTTGACACGACGAATTGCACATTTAGTTTTAACTCAGGATGTTGCTCCAGAGAGAATTCTAGCCGTGACTTTTACGAATAAGGCTGCACGTGAAATGAAAGAACGTGTAGCGGGCCTGTTCTCAAGGGAACGTCCGCCGAGTTGGGTTTCGACTTTCCATTCAATGTGTGTGCGCATTTTACGCACGCATGCAGAAATGCTCGATTATTCTAAGCGCTTTGTGATTTACGACGATGGTGACTCTCAAGGAGCGATGAAGCGCGTCTTTAAAAGGAAAAATATTGACTCTCGTTTAATTGAACCACGTGCCGTGATGTCGCAGATTGACCGTGCCAAGAATGAATATTTATTTCCTGATGACCTGAGAAAAAATAACTGGGCGCGCGGGCCACAGGCGGAATTAATTGCTGAATTATATGAGAGTTATCAGCGAGAACTAAAAACAGCCGATGCCATGGATTTTGGCGATTTAATTTGTAATGTTGTGACGCTCTTTCGTTTAGCTCCAGATGTTTTGCAACAGTACCAAGAACATTTCCGCTACTTTCTGATTGATGAGTATCAAGACACCAATCGTGTGCAATATCAGTTAATTCGATTATTGACTGAAGAAAATCACAATTTGTGCGTTGTCGGCGATGACGATCAGTCAATTTATGCTTTTCGTGGTGCGACAATTGAGAATATTTTAAACTTTAAGCGTGACTTTCCTGAAGCAAAAATTATTACCCTTTCGCAGAACTATCGTTCAACTAAAACAATCTTAAATGCAGCCCAGGCTGTGATTTCTAAGAATACTAGACGCCAAGATAAGCAACTGCGCACTGAGAATGAAGCGGGCGAGAAAATTTCGTTTTTTAAAGGTGAAGATGAACGTGATGAGGCGGAGTTTGTTGCGCGTGAAGTGCTGCGCCTTGTCGACCAGGGTGTAAACTCTAGTGAGATCGCAATTTTCTATCGCACTAACGCGCTCTCACGCGCACTCGAAGAATGCCTACTTGAATACGCAATTCCTTATGTGATTATCGGCGGCAGACGCTTCTATGAGCGTAAGGAAATCAAAGATATCCTCGCTTATGCAAAGCTTAGTATTAACCCGAGAGATAACGAGTCATTTTTACGCATCATTAACACTCCTACGCGCGGACTTGGTGCGAATTCGATTAATAACCTGATTAAATATGCAGACGAGAGCAAACTCTCACTCTTTGAAGCTTTGCGTGAAGGCCTAAAGTCAGGTGCAAGTAGCTTTATTAGCACGGCAAATAAAAATCGCTTTCGTGAGTTTCACGAATTAATTTCTGGCTTTATTGATGAGGCGGTGCGAGTCGACAGTGTATTGTTGCAACTTGCAGAAGAGTGCCGAGGGATTGATGATCGCACGCAAATCTTGGCGCATTTTTTAAATACTTTGGCCCATAAGTCGCAGTATCTTTCGAAGCTCGACAAGGAAGAAACACCTGAAGCTGAAGCTCGGAAAGAGAACATTATGGAGCTTTTAAACGTCGCCGTCGAATTCGTGCGTGCTAGTATTGAGGAAGGCTTAACGCCGTCAATTGTTGGATTTTTAGATCGCGCCAATCTTGCAACCGACCAAGAAAACGATACAAGTTCTCAAGGTGAAAATGCTAAGAAGTTTACTGGACCAGTCTTGATGATGACACTACACTTAGCTAAGGGCCTGGAGTTTAATTCCGTCTTTATGGTTGGGCTCGAGGAAGGTTTATTGCCGCACGTGCGCTCGCTCGATAATCCTCGAGAGTCTGAGGAAGAGCGCAGACTTTGTTATGTGGGAATTACTCGTGCACGTAAAAAACTATTTATTTCTTGTGCTGCCGATCGTCAGGCCTATCGCGGAAATTCTTGGTTTGGCGGCATACCGTCTAGATTTTTAAGAGACATTCCAGTCGAGTTAATTTCTGGCAGAAATCACGCTTATTAA
- a CDS encoding MCE family protein, translating to MAENAQYTIPKKLSTEFFVGIFVLMGLLAFGYLAINLARIKLFDRGYYHVTAVFGSVAGLQTGAPVEIAGVGIGDVEKINLAANEALVTLKIKDTVTLTAEDVAEIRTKGIIGDRYIMIIPGLGETIKNGGKITQTTPPVELEDVVKKFVSKVE from the coding sequence GTGGCGGAAAACGCTCAATATACAATTCCCAAAAAATTATCGACAGAATTTTTCGTTGGCATTTTTGTGCTGATGGGTTTGCTGGCCTTTGGTTATCTGGCGATTAATCTTGCCCGGATTAAACTTTTCGACCGTGGTTATTACCACGTCACTGCAGTCTTTGGCAGCGTTGCAGGGCTGCAAACTGGTGCTCCTGTTGAAATTGCAGGCGTTGGCATTGGCGATGTAGAAAAAATTAATCTTGCAGCAAACGAAGCTTTAGTGACCTTGAAAATTAAAGATACTGTAACCTTAACAGCAGAAGATGTTGCGGAAATTCGCACTAAAGGGATCATTGGCGATCGCTACATCATGATTATTCCTGGCCTTGGTGAAACAATTAAAAACGGCGGGAAAATCACCCAAACCACCCCTCCCGTTGAACTTGAAGATGTTGTTAAGAAATTTGTAAGTAAAGTCGAATAA
- a CDS encoding ATP-binding cassette domain-containing protein: MISIQAVSKRFGTLQVLSNISLEIESGTTTAIVGPSGTGKSVLIKIIMGLLEPDTGQVRINSTSITQADESTRNQLRKRMGVLFQRAALFDSLTLLENVAFPLQAHQICSEKEAYERAWAKLEDVSLTKHANSLPGEVSIGMRKRAGIARALVTNPELVLFDEPNTGLDPETGQEIYDLIKETSERYHFTGLVISHEIPEVFQVCSRVVVLFGGQIEFDGNIAEFNNSSSAVVRQFAQGLIEGPITI, from the coding sequence ATGATTTCTATTCAAGCTGTTTCCAAACGTTTTGGCACCTTGCAAGTTCTCTCGAACATCTCACTTGAAATTGAAAGTGGAACGACAACGGCAATTGTTGGTCCAAGCGGCACGGGCAAGAGCGTTTTAATTAAGATCATCATGGGGCTGCTCGAACCAGACACTGGCCAAGTGCGGATTAACAGCACCTCAATTACTCAAGCCGATGAATCCACACGTAATCAATTACGTAAACGCATGGGGGTATTATTTCAGCGTGCAGCTTTATTCGACTCTTTAACACTACTTGAAAACGTCGCCTTCCCGCTTCAAGCTCATCAAATCTGTTCAGAAAAAGAAGCCTACGAGCGCGCCTGGGCAAAGCTTGAAGATGTCTCCCTAACTAAGCACGCAAATTCACTTCCTGGAGAAGTCTCGATTGGTATGCGCAAACGTGCTGGCATCGCACGTGCCCTTGTAACCAACCCCGAGCTTGTGCTTTTCGATGAACCAAACACGGGGCTTGATCCCGAAACCGGACAAGAAATCTATGATTTAATTAAAGAGACTAGCGAGCGTTATCATTTTACTGGCCTCGTAATTAGTCATGAAATCCCGGAAGTTTTTCAAGTTTGCTCGCGCGTAGTTGTGCTTTTTGGTGGTCAAATCGAATTTGACGGCAACATTGCCGAGTTTAACAATTCTTCAAGTGCAGTGGTGAGGCAATTTGCCCAAGGTTTAATCGAAGGACCAATTACGATTTGA
- a CDS encoding ABC transporter substrate-binding protein: MKRLLFLFCLLNLACAFSVSAKDLVTDPGKLVQTTVLQVRETVKSKKSAIPLEELDRLLEAQIRPVFSFNEMSKQSLGIHWTKGTSAEQDEFVNLFSNLLARTYLAKIRDIDQTEMEMASESIDEEKAIVKTIATSKGEDFSIDYRLRKENGAWRVYDVIVENVSIISTYRSEFGEEIRKNQFSGLISKLRDKIEKKQTS; encoded by the coding sequence ATGAAACGGTTATTATTTTTATTTTGCTTGCTCAACTTAGCCTGTGCTTTCTCGGTCAGCGCTAAAGATCTTGTCACCGATCCGGGTAAACTCGTGCAAACCACAGTCTTACAGGTGCGCGAAACTGTTAAGTCAAAAAAGTCGGCGATTCCTCTCGAAGAACTGGATCGTTTACTAGAGGCGCAAATTCGCCCAGTTTTTAGTTTTAATGAAATGTCCAAGCAAAGCTTAGGCATCCATTGGACCAAGGGAACTAGTGCTGAGCAAGATGAATTTGTCAATCTTTTCAGCAATCTCTTAGCACGTACTTATTTAGCTAAAATCCGCGATATTGACCAAACTGAAATGGAAATGGCCTCGGAATCGATTGATGAGGAAAAGGCAATTGTAAAAACAATTGCTACATCTAAAGGTGAAGACTTCTCGATTGATTATCGCTTGCGCAAGGAAAATGGCGCTTGGCGCGTTTACGATGTAATCGTTGAAAACGTCAGCATCATCAGCACCTATCGCAGTGAGTTCGGTGAGGAAATACGTAAAAATCAATTTTCAGGTTTGATCAGTAAATTGCGCGATAAAATTGAGAAAAAGCAAACTTCTTAA
- the lepB gene encoding signal peptidase I — MSHKYTTQESVKIIFELAVWLLVAYLLRCSVIEPFKIPSQSMEPTLQINDHLMINKLSYGLRLPFFQLESVLQWSVPERKDVVVFAKGIPDDPATEINERTQAIIKRVIGLPGDTVEVRGTKVYINGSPLVDDQQAVWIHGGVKDFGPIEVPAGHVFLMGDNRDNSYDSRFWPEGPFLDVKKIKGRAIFLYWVWPLSGRIFSLIR; from the coding sequence TTGTCACACAAGTATACGACCCAAGAGTCTGTAAAAATAATTTTCGAATTAGCTGTTTGGTTGCTTGTCGCATATTTATTGCGCTGCTCTGTGATTGAGCCTTTTAAGATCCCATCGCAATCGATGGAGCCAACGCTACAAATTAATGATCACCTAATGATTAATAAGCTCTCCTATGGATTGCGCTTGCCTTTTTTCCAATTAGAATCAGTGCTGCAGTGGTCTGTCCCGGAGCGCAAGGATGTCGTAGTATTTGCTAAAGGTATCCCTGACGATCCAGCAACGGAGATTAATGAACGCACCCAGGCAATCATTAAGCGCGTGATTGGCTTACCTGGGGATACGGTCGAGGTGCGGGGCACAAAAGTTTATATCAATGGCAGCCCTTTAGTAGATGATCAGCAAGCGGTTTGGATTCATGGAGGAGTGAAGGACTTTGGCCCAATAGAAGTCCCTGCGGGGCATGTCTTTTTAATGGGTGATAACCGCGATAACTCTTATGATTCGCGTTTTTGGCCTGAAGGTCCATTTCTCGATGTAAAGAAAATCAAAGGCCGTGCGATTTTTCTTTATTGGGTTTGGCCATTATCAGGGCGAATTTTTAGTTTGATCAGATAA
- the hemW gene encoding radical SAM family heme chaperone HemW translates to MSETFEKKNFGIYIHLPYCLQKCPYCDFNSYAVGSVSSTGVSASAILPAEDDYVAALVEEIQLRSELFLDQSKLACRLEQHCSSIFFGGGTPSLCKVESIEKLLVALKSKFKFSSNCEITLETNPGTVSEELGFEKLCGFKAAGINRISIGAQSFNPETLKFLGRIHDPEDTTKALTACRRAGFKNINLDLIFGSAGQTLESWQTDLETAIALNPEHLSAYSLTIESNTEFGVRSKRGEVLTGDEDLHADLFEYTQEALAQAGYPQYEISNYARPGFQCVHNLNYWKRVPYLGLGAGAHGFLASEIRYSNIKAPKIYLERIRQGLLPEQMREELSDRQQQIELIYLALRLEEGLSRDCLERNFAASSRDKLLQILEEFAQHRVVDRSDPARFKLTRGGMRLADRIIQDLVSTLL, encoded by the coding sequence ATGTCTGAGACTTTTGAGAAGAAAAATTTTGGTATTTATATCCACCTGCCCTATTGCTTGCAGAAGTGCCCGTATTGCGATTTTAATTCTTATGCAGTTGGGTCAGTTAGCTCTACTGGAGTTAGCGCTAGTGCAATCTTACCGGCTGAGGATGACTATGTCGCAGCGTTGGTTGAAGAAATTCAATTACGTTCTGAACTTTTTCTTGACCAGTCCAAGCTAGCCTGTCGCTTAGAGCAGCATTGCAGTTCTATATTTTTCGGGGGAGGCACGCCTTCCTTGTGTAAGGTCGAATCAATTGAAAAGTTGCTTGTAGCACTTAAAAGTAAATTTAAATTTTCTTCTAATTGCGAAATTACTCTAGAAACAAATCCGGGCACAGTCTCTGAAGAACTCGGATTTGAAAAGCTCTGCGGATTTAAAGCTGCGGGGATAAACCGTATTAGCATCGGAGCGCAGAGTTTTAATCCTGAGACGCTTAAATTTCTTGGTCGAATTCACGATCCTGAGGATACGACCAAGGCGCTTACAGCTTGTCGTCGCGCGGGCTTTAAAAACATCAATCTAGATTTAATTTTTGGCTCTGCTGGTCAAACTCTTGAAAGTTGGCAGACTGATTTAGAAACTGCGATTGCCTTAAATCCCGAACATCTTTCGGCTTACAGTTTAACGATTGAATCAAATACAGAGTTTGGAGTGCGTAGTAAGCGTGGCGAGGTTTTGACTGGAGATGAAGATCTGCATGCCGATTTATTCGAATACACTCAAGAAGCTTTAGCCCAAGCAGGTTATCCACAATATGAAATTTCAAATTATGCCCGACCAGGATTTCAATGCGTGCATAATCTAAACTATTGGAAGCGCGTGCCTTATTTAGGTCTGGGGGCAGGTGCCCACGGTTTTCTTGCTTCAGAGATTCGCTATTCGAATATTAAGGCACCAAAAATTTATCTCGAGCGTATCCGGCAAGGACTTTTACCAGAGCAGATGCGTGAAGAACTTTCAGACAGGCAGCAACAAATTGAATTGATTTATTTAGCACTGCGGCTCGAAGAAGGATTAAGCCGAGATTGCTTAGAGCGTAATTTTGCCGCTAGTTCCCGCGATAAATTGCTGCAAATTCTAGAAGAATTTGCACAACACCGAGTAGTGGACCGGTCCGACCCAGCACGTTTTAAATTAACCCGCGGCGGGATGCGACTTGCTGATCGAATTATTCAGGACTTAGTGTCAACTCTTCTCTAG
- a CDS encoding ABC transporter permease, translated as MTQAKPFFISRLGASAIESLENLGNATIFLLKIMLRSLTPPYRLKLVIDQLYVVGFQSLSVITLVAIFTGAVLAVQGEYTLSKFGATAYTGPAVALSLIRELGPVLTALMVIGRAGSAMTAELGIMKITEQTDALVSMGVDPLRYLIVPRFLACLIAVPLLASIFNVVGILGGYLVATATLDLSSGTFISQMVQAIRDVDVNSGLVKSICFGLCIGWIASYKGYTSGLGAVGVNRATTQSVVTASVTILVLDYFLTSILTQVFM; from the coding sequence ATGACTCAAGCTAAACCGTTTTTTATTTCACGCCTCGGAGCATCGGCAATCGAATCCCTAGAGAATCTAGGGAATGCGACAATTTTTTTATTGAAGATCATGCTGCGCTCCCTAACTCCACCCTACCGCCTAAAACTTGTAATCGATCAGCTTTATGTAGTGGGCTTTCAATCGCTTTCAGTGATTACGCTTGTGGCAATTTTTACGGGTGCAGTGCTGGCAGTCCAAGGCGAATATACTTTGTCAAAATTTGGGGCCACTGCCTACACTGGCCCCGCTGTTGCCTTGAGCTTAATTCGGGAGCTTGGTCCCGTGCTCACTGCCTTGATGGTAATTGGCCGCGCTGGCTCTGCAATGACTGCGGAACTTGGGATTATGAAGATCACTGAGCAAACCGACGCACTTGTGTCGATGGGGGTAGATCCGCTGCGCTATTTAATTGTCCCACGCTTCTTAGCTTGCTTGATCGCTGTTCCCCTGTTGGCCTCAATTTTTAATGTAGTTGGAATCCTTGGCGGGTATTTGGTTGCTACGGCAACACTAGATCTTTCTTCGGGAACATTTATTTCGCAAATGGTTCAGGCAATTCGTGATGTCGATGTAAATTCTGGTTTAGTAAAATCAATCTGTTTTGGGCTCTGTATCGGATGGATTGCCTCCTACAAGGGTTACACCTCCGGCTTAGGTGCTGTCGGCGTTAACCGAGCAACAACGCAATCGGTTGTCACAGCCTCTGTTACAATTCTAGTGCTCGATTACTTCTTAACATCAATTCTTACGCAAGTGTTCATGTAG
- a CDS encoding asparaginase, with protein MTPTIGIVIAGGTILMERNQVGALIPAKDPFARFTESYGKTLNTITNSKISLVVNKDSSNLTPSDWEEINAAIYKFICDPEVSGVVVVHGTDTLAYSAAAAAFALGPNLNKPVVFTGAQAAPDVAAGDAEINLINSAQVALSQLAEVAIVFDRCIIRGVSGSKTDERSYRAFRSVNMPAGLGTVTAHGVELSPLAKRRVEPKLEKPVQFLNNFSNRVISLQHSPNNTLNCDHFKYFLEIPDPENQGLAYYRAIIITALGAGNVAEPWIDFIQEATKRGIAVILTSPFPGHSTLNSDYDAGYKAVQAGALPTGNLTHEAVKAKAPWAIGCLLKNGQKHGYDFIKALGETLNLPYIGETGEAIKA; from the coding sequence TTGACTCCGACTATTGGTATCGTAATTGCAGGTGGAACAATCTTAATGGAGCGCAATCAAGTTGGCGCTCTGATACCAGCCAAAGATCCCTTCGCCAGATTTACCGAATCATACGGAAAAACATTAAATACAATTACCAATTCAAAAATCAGCTTAGTCGTCAATAAAGATAGTTCGAATTTAACGCCCTCTGATTGGGAAGAAATCAACGCTGCAATTTATAAATTTATCTGCGACCCTGAAGTTTCAGGTGTTGTCGTCGTGCATGGCACAGATACTCTAGCCTATAGTGCCGCTGCCGCTGCTTTTGCCCTGGGGCCAAATTTAAATAAACCGGTTGTTTTCACTGGCGCGCAAGCTGCTCCGGATGTTGCGGCAGGTGATGCGGAAATTAATTTAATCAATTCAGCGCAAGTTGCGCTTTCGCAATTAGCTGAAGTCGCAATTGTTTTTGACCGCTGCATTATCCGTGGAGTTTCGGGATCGAAAACCGATGAACGTAGTTATCGTGCCTTTCGATCGGTAAATATGCCCGCCGGGTTAGGCACGGTGACAGCTCACGGAGTAGAGTTAAGCCCCTTAGCAAAGAGGCGTGTTGAACCTAAGCTTGAAAAACCAGTTCAATTTTTGAATAACTTTTCTAACCGCGTAATTTCACTACAACATTCGCCAAATAACACGCTTAATTGCGATCACTTTAAATATTTTCTTGAAATCCCAGATCCTGAGAATCAAGGCCTTGCCTACTATCGCGCGATTATTATTACCGCCTTAGGGGCTGGAAATGTTGCTGAACCTTGGATTGATTTCATTCAAGAAGCAACTAAGCGTGGAATCGCGGTGATCTTAACTAGTCCTTTCCCTGGGCATTCAACGCTCAACAGCGATTACGATGCTGGCTATAAAGCTGTCCAGGCTGGGGCATTACCTACAGGTAACCTCACGCATGAAGCAGTTAAAGCTAAAGCTCCTTGGGCGATTGGTTGTTTACTCAAGAACGGCCAGAAGCACGGATACGATTTCATCAAAGCGCTAGGTGAGACCCTGAACCTCCCCTATATTGGCGAAACTGGCGAAGCGATTAAAGCATAA
- a CDS encoding RlmE family RNA methyltransferase codes for MSGKYNRKDHLYNRAKSEGYRSRAAYKLQELQKKYRIFHLSDSVLDLGCFPGGWSQVASEFIGPKGIVLGVDLKAVEPLTSAVNQSPVHFVMADIFDPATFDFTSLPSDWSQALAAKFNVFISDLSPSLSGVKDRDIAQSVELVAKVFALAKTLLKPQGTVVAKIFPAPETDELIKELKGNFSQITRAHLKATRDTSSEFYIVAQKYLARN; via the coding sequence ATGTCTGGCAAATATAACAGAAAGGATCACTTATATAATCGAGCAAAATCAGAGGGTTATAGATCTAGGGCAGCATATAAACTTCAAGAGCTACAGAAAAAGTATAGAATTTTTCACTTATCTGACTCAGTTCTCGACCTGGGTTGCTTTCCAGGTGGATGGTCGCAAGTAGCTTCTGAGTTTATCGGCCCCAAGGGAATAGTCCTTGGAGTAGACCTTAAGGCGGTAGAGCCCCTGACGAGCGCAGTAAACCAGTCCCCTGTCCACTTTGTCATGGCAGATATTTTCGACCCAGCCACATTTGATTTCACCTCACTGCCCAGTGATTGGTCCCAAGCATTAGCAGCAAAGTTTAATGTTTTCATTTCCGATCTAAGCCCCTCACTTAGCGGCGTTAAAGACCGTGATATTGCCCAAAGCGTTGAGCTTGTAGCAAAAGTATTTGCGCTAGCTAAAACTTTACTTAAACCACAGGGAACAGTTGTAGCAAAAATATTTCCTGCCCCTGAAACAGATGAATTGATTAAGGAGCTTAAGGGCAATTTTTCACAAATTACTCGTGCGCACTTGAAGGCAACGCGCGATACTTCGTCTGAGTTTTACATCGTTGCGCAAAAATATCTGGCGAGGAATTAA